A region of Vigna radiata var. radiata cultivar VC1973A chromosome 6, Vradiata_ver6, whole genome shotgun sequence DNA encodes the following proteins:
- the LOC106763091 gene encoding HMG-Y-related protein A-like, protein MATEEVNKPQSLPPYPELILKALEALNEPSGSSKSAISKYIESTYGELPDSTVLGNQLNKMKDSGELVFSKNNYLKADPSAPPKRGRGRPPKPKAPVSPGTVVSPPRPRGRPPKDPNAPPKSPKPKPTPGSGRPRGRPRKIPRSPAATVAPATVSSGRPRGRPPKVKPQLREVSVDL, encoded by the exons ATGGCCACTGAAGAGGTTAATAAGCCTCAGTCACTTCCTCCATACCCCGAG CTGATACTGAAAGCGCTTGAAGCTCTGAATGAACCAAGTGGATCCAGCAAATCAGCAATATCGAAGTACATAGAATCGACCTATGGTGAGTTGCCAGACTCAACTGTTTTGGGGAATCAACTGAACAAGATGAAAGATAGTGGAGAACTTGTGTTCAGTAAGAACAACTACCTAAAGGCTGACCCAAGTGCCCCACCTAAGAGGGGCCGTGGAAGGCCACCAAAGCCAAAGGCCCCTGTGTCACCAGGCACCGTTGTGTCTCCTCCACGGCCAAGGGGTCGTCCCCCAAAGGACCCGAATGCTCCTCCAAAGTCCCCAAAGCCTAAGCCCACCCCTGGAAGTGGCAGGCCAAGGGGTAGACCAAGGAAAATTCCTCGCTCACCAGCGGCGACGGTGGcgccggccaccgtctccaGCGGAAGGCCTAGGGGTAGGCCTCCTAAGGTAAAGCCTCAGTTGAGAGAAGTGAGTGTTGACTTATAG